From Natrinema sp. CBA1119:
GATCATGTAGAACTGTGCTTCCTTGTACACGATGGCCCGGTTCGTGTCTAGGTCGCCGTCCGTCGCGATCCCGGAGAGTGCGGGGATGACGAGAATGTTGAAAATAGCGGAACCGACGATCGCCCCGATACCCATGTTGAACGTTCCGGCAAGCGCCGTGAAGACGACGCTCGACAACTCTGGAAAGCTCGAGCCGATAGCGACGACGATCGATCCCTGGACGACCGCTGGCAATCCGTAGTATGCCGAGAGGCGTTCCGCTGAGTCCTCGAGCCAGTTACTGCCGACCCAGATGAGGCCAGATGCAACGACGATGACGAGCCCGTTGACAACGGGCACGTCCGGGAGTACACCACCGAGGGCCATTGCCCGTCGATACCGACTCGAGTCCTTTTAATTATTCTATGGATCGATACCGCGCTCTCGTCGTGCGGTCGGGTCTGCAGTGACTTTCAGTTGGGGCTATCGACCGGTCACGCGAGCGTCTCGGATCGAACTCCGGTCGGTGTTCGGCGACGAGAGACGACGTTTACGACTGCATCGAGACCCCAATCGCCGTCCTCGCGTCTCGAGCGGTCAAGCGAATCGGTCCGCAGCGGTGCGACTCTACACCGGGTGTTGTCGAGAGGTGAGCGAAGCCGTTCGAGGGGGAGCCGAAAGGGAGAAGGCTTATTGCTGACTGACCGATTAGTCAATATATGCCCCAGTCGCTACCACAGAAACGACCGTGGTTTGCAGCGCTTCTCGCAGCGTTGGCTACCGGTCTCGGCCACCTCTATCTCCGTCGGTGGGGTCGCGGGATCGGATGGCTCGTTGCCTCCTTCGGCGCGAGTGTACTGTTCGTCGATCCGGCGGCGGTCGACGCGTTTCTGACCGGGAACTGGACTCCCGGAACGCTGCTGGCGGTCACACCGATGTTCATCGTCATCGGACTCAGCGTCGTTGACGCGTATCGGATCGCGCAGCGACAGAACGCTGCCGCCAGTTCGTCCGATGACGCCGACGAAAGCGCGGTCGCCTGTCCCCACTGCGGACACGACCTCGATCCGGAACTCGAGTTCTGTCACTGGTGTACGAATTCCGTCGAGGACGTCGACCGGATGCGTCAGATCAGCAGTGAGTAGGCCCGCTAGCCGCGCTGCGACCCGTCTCCTCGACGGTCGTTCACCAGCACGTTCGCCACGTACTCGTCGGCGATCCGCCTCGCCGTCGTCAACGCACGCTCCTCGTCTAGTACGACCGCTCGAGTGCGGGCGCCGTCGACGATCGTCATGAGCGCTCGCGCCTCGTGTTCGGCGTCGACAGCTGCGAACACGCCCTCGTCGATCCCGTGGTCGATCACCGTCTGAAGCATGTACCGGACGTACTCGTCGTTCTGCCGAAACCGTTCGCGAAACCGTTCCTTGTACGGTGCCTGACTACGCATTTCCAGTATTGCGACGAGCAGATCCAGGTGGTCCTCGGGGTCGACGAGCAGTTTGTCGAGTAGCAACTCGAGTCGCTGTTCGGGGTCTGTCGTTTCGACCTCGTGGACCGCATCCTTGAACTGCTCGAGGATATAGTCCAGGAACGCCGCGAGTAGATCCTCTTTCGTATCGTAGTGATAGTGGATCGCAGCGGTCGACTTTCCGTATTCGTCGGCGATCCGTTGGATCGTGAGATCGGCGTATCCGTGCTCTCGAAGTGCACGGTACGTGGCCCGCATGATTGCCTCGTTTGGGTCAGAGACTGTCTCTGTCGGCGGATCAGCCATCGTATCGATACTCACGTAGGCGAGGGATAACAGTTTTGACCCACTCGTCAGGATGAATCGTTTCGGTATCTCCTCGACCGCCGCCGACTGAACGAACGCAAAACGAAGCGATGGTTTCGGACCGATCCCGTTTCCGAACGCTTTTGACTAACTAGTCAGTAAGTAACCGTATCGACCGACATGAACGACGAACCAACCAGTGAAATCCTGGATGCAACATATCATGCCCTCTGCAAGCACGGGTACGCTGCACTCACGTTGCAGCATATCGCCGATGAATCCCCGATGAGTAAAGCATCTATCCACTACTACTACGATAGCAAGAACGAACTGTTCGTTGCGTTTCTTGACTTTCTCTACGACCGGTATACGACCCAGATAGATTCGACTGCCAGGGACTCTCCCCGAGAACATCTCCGCTCACTACTCGAGGTGTTGCTCACTGATGAGGAGGACACGCCCGGGACGGAGTTCCGCACTGCAATGCTCGAAGTGACGGCACAGGCTCCGTACGACGACGAAATCCGGGACCGCCTCGTCGAATTTGGCGACTATCTCTTCGAACGGATACGACAGATAATCGCGGCCGGCATCGACGCGGGTGAATTCGACGAGAGCGTCGCTCCGTCGCGTATCGCCGAGGTGTTCACGACGCTGATCGTGGGATCTCACACTCGTCAAGTCGCGGTCGAGTATTCGACGGATCGTCTCTCCGAGACCATTACGTCCCATATTGAGACGGATCTACTGATCAGGACACCGGTGGAGGGAGCGCAATGACGGGCATTCGACGTCGCATCAGTTCGCTCTTCAAAGGGCGTGAGGAGTTCGACCTCACGTCGGGCGGCATCGGAAAACCGCTCTTCTTCCTGTCGATGCCGATCGTCGTCACGAACCTCTTTCAGACCGCGTACAATCTCGCGGATACGTTCTGGCTCGGTCAGTACAGCACGGACGCGCTCGCGGCGATCAGCTTCGCGTTCCCGATGGTGTT
This genomic window contains:
- a CDS encoding TetR/AcrR family transcriptional regulator, yielding MNDEPTSEILDATYHALCKHGYAALTLQHIADESPMSKASIHYYYDSKNELFVAFLDFLYDRYTTQIDSTARDSPREHLRSLLEVLLTDEEDTPGTEFRTAMLEVTAQAPYDDEIRDRLVEFGDYLFERIRQIIAAGIDAGEFDESVAPSRIAEVFTTLIVGSHTRQVAVEYSTDRLSETITSHIETDLLIRTPVEGAQ
- a CDS encoding zinc ribbon domain-containing protein; translated protein: MPQSLPQKRPWFAALLAALATGLGHLYLRRWGRGIGWLVASFGASVLFVDPAAVDAFLTGNWTPGTLLAVTPMFIVIGLSVVDAYRIAQRQNAAASSSDDADESAVACPHCGHDLDPELEFCHWCTNSVEDVDRMRQISSE
- a CDS encoding TetR/AcrR family transcriptional regulator, whose protein sequence is MADPPTETVSDPNEAIMRATYRALREHGYADLTIQRIADEYGKSTAAIHYHYDTKEDLLAAFLDYILEQFKDAVHEVETTDPEQRLELLLDKLLVDPEDHLDLLVAILEMRSQAPYKERFRERFRQNDEYVRYMLQTVIDHGIDEGVFAAVDAEHEARALMTIVDGARTRAVVLDEERALTTARRIADEYVANVLVNDRRGDGSQRG